A window from Mytilus galloprovincialis chromosome 8, xbMytGall1.hap1.1, whole genome shotgun sequence encodes these proteins:
- the LOC143085402 gene encoding heat shock 70 kDa protein 12A-like, translating to MAAALDKQIPSKLMVAAIDFGTTYTGFGYSMRDTYQSEPLRIWTKHWASSGGGPALVSEKTPTVLLLNPDKTFHSFGYDAEDKYSDLAQEDKHIGWYYFKHFKMTLYHEKINRTIPLRTDQGLELPALEVFKHSISYIKGLVLDELRNRGVLETAVMEKELGWVLTVPAIWDFTAKQFMREAAKLAGIPTEQLTLALEPEAASVFIKHMNVNVQRAQDEGPTLSPYDPGTRYMVLDLGGGTVDVTVREVMPDRTLKEVTKASGGAWGGLYVNEEIYKFLEKIFTPKILGEFKAESTSDYLDLERSIEMVKRKLGTDGHGRFTLGIPMDLRDRYTKAMKKTASEANISLFANTNTEMKKDKLKFPKEVMGNFFSACIQSITEHCRTVLELAGANMVQDIIMVGGFAESTIMQLCVKKAFPTKNIVIPPEAGLVVLKGAVLYGHHPRIVSCRVASKTIGLRNLRYFMKETDPEEKKMMEGGVPYCKDIFHILCEAGSEFMLGETVTHDVFPLRPNMIEMTLNLYQTNERNPTYTTDKGCEEIGKIRVEMPDTSKGMDRQVIVSLTFGDTELIVEGKDNETGRSADVHLDLLKH from the exons atggCAGCTGCCCTAGACAAACAGATTCCTAGTAAGTTGATGGTAGCGGCCATTGATTTCGGTACAACATACACAGGATTTGGGTATTCTATGCGAGATACTTATCAGTCAGAGCCGTTGAGAATATGGACTAAACATTGGGCTTCTTCTGGTGGGGGTCCAGCTTTAGTTTCGGAGAAGACCCCAACCGTCCTCCTGCTGAATCCAGATAAAACATTTCACAGTTTTGGTTATGATGCCGAGGATAAATACAGTGACCTTGCTCAAGAAGATAAACATATTGGATGGTATTACTTCAAACATTTCAAGATGACACTCTATCATgag aaaattaatCGCACCATACCATTACGAACCGACCAGGGACTTGAGCTCCCAGCACTGGAAGTTTTCAAGCACTCGATATCGTACATCAAAGGACTAGTACTTGATGAACTTCGGAATAGAGGAGTATTGGAAACAGCGGTCATGGAAAAGGAACTTGGTTGGGTATTGACTGTACCAGCAATATGGGATTTCACTGCCAAACAATTTATGAGGGAAGCAGCTAAACTT GCAGGAATACCAACCGAACAGCTAACTTTAGCTTTAGAACCAGAGGCTGCTTCAGTGTTCATTAAACATATGAATGTAAATGTTCAACGAGCCCAAGATGAAGGTCCTACCCTGTCACCATATGACCCAGGGACAAGATACATGGTGCTTGACTTAGGAG GAGGAACTGTCGATGTTACCGTCAGAGAAGTAATGCCAGACAGAACATTAAAAGAAGTTACAAAGGCTAGTGGTGGGGCATGGGGAGGATTATATGTCAACGAAGAGATATACAAATTCCTAGAGAAAATATTCACTCCGAAAATCCTTGGTGAATTTAAAGCCGAGTCTACCTCCGACTATCTAGACCTTGAAAGAAGCATCGAAATGGTCAAACGTAAACTTGGTACCGATGGACATGGCCGTTTTACGTTAGGTATACCAATGGACCTCCGAGACCGCTACACCAAAGCAATGAAAAAGACAGCTTCAGAAGCTAACATCAGTTTATTCGCGAATACCAATACAGAAATGAAGAAAGATAAGCTTAAGTTTCCAAAAGAAGTGATGGGTAATTTCTTCTCTGCGTGCATTCAAAGTATAACTGAACATTGTAGAACAGTTCTAGAACTTGCTGGTGCTAATATGGTGCAAGATATCATCATGGTTGGCGGTTTTGCTGAATCAACGATTATGCAATTATGCGTGAAAAAAGCTTTTCCAACCAAAAACATTGTCATTCCACCTGAAGCCGGATTAGTTGTTTTAAAAGGTGCTGTTCTTTACGGACACCATCCGAGAATCGTTTCTTGTCGAGTTGCTAGTAAGACAATTGGGTTACGAAACCTAAGATACTTCATGAAAGAGACTGACCctgaagaaaagaaaatgatgGAAGGTGGAGTTCCCTACTGCAAAGATATTTTCCACATTCTTTGTGAAGCTGGGTCGGAATTCATGCTGGGTGAGACAGTTACCCACGATGTCTTCCCACTTCGCCCAAACATGATAGAAATGACTCTCAATCTTTACCAAACAAACGAGAGAAATCCGACATATACTACTGATAAAGGTTGTGAAGAAATAGGGAAAATTAGAGTAGAAATGCCAGATACGTCTAAAGGAATGGATCGACAAGTCATAGTCTCTTTGACATTTGGTGATACAGAATTAATCGTGGAAGGAAAAGATAATGAAACTGGGAGGTCGGCTGATGTTCATCTTGATTTACTTAAACATTGA